The stretch of DNA CCTATAAGCCTGAAACCCAGGGCCACTTCGCGTTCGCCAATGATCGCAACGGTCCCAGATTGCGGTTTAGTCAAATTGCCAGTCATGTTATTACCCCACCGTCAGTATTTCTCTTATTCTGTCGTTACTCAGTGAATATGCCTTACCCATGATTATTGCCCTCAGGTTTTCTCTCTCCTTTTCGGCAGTCATTATGAATGCAAATATTGAACCAAGGGACATTGCTTGCGTCCTGAGTATGGGCATGTATCTTTTGTAATTCATTTTCTTGAGATAAATGTCAAATGTATTCATTGATCCATTCTTCCTGTAAGATTCTAGGGGTTCTTCAAGATCATAATAGGATTTTATCTTCGTCACCATTTCTTCAATGGAAGAACTGTCGAAGAATTCTCTATACTTATCAGCGGGGATGAAGCCTCCAGCAATTATATCATTCTTCATGATATCAAACTGTACTCCCATAAGACTCGATTTCAGGGTGAGCATAAGATTCCTCCTGTCAATGTCACTGAAAATGTATCTGAATATGGGGCCTTCATCGCCATTCATAAACTTGAGCTGAGAGATCAGTCTGGAGTAATAATAATCGTCCAGTGCAGAGAAGAGAGGCGAAATTTTTCCGCTTCCTTCTTGGTCATCCA from Thermoplasmataceae archaeon encodes:
- a CDS encoding V-type ATPase subunit; the protein is MNTVYSGSYGKLKVNMTDFLPQDFFYKILEMNTLEEVSLALSSTSYKEDIDALSPSYRNPELLEMAINRHLVKKNRLALSSPPSMAIELLKTYFSKWDIENIKSVISSKLLDYKLKENETFLMSFRDMPLGIFSGNLTHEDFINIMNLGNVREILNYLTRFGYGTYLLQFVDDQEGSGKISPLFSALDDYYYSRLISQLKFMNGDEGPIFRYIFSDIDRRNLMLTLKSSLMGVQFDIMKNDIIAGGFIPADKYREFFDSSSIEEMVTKIKSYYDLEEPLESYRKNGSMNTFDIYLKKMNYKRYMPILRTQAMSLGSIFAFIMTAEKERENLRAIIMGKAYSLSNDRIREILTVG